One Cydia pomonella isolate Wapato2018A chromosome 14, ilCydPomo1, whole genome shotgun sequence DNA segment encodes these proteins:
- the LOC133525035 gene encoding uncharacterized protein LOC133525035 codes for MEPSSSDYSDEEVGVLARGQKLWVRGVRPHTTCADIVRALQDAPEAGGLSEHPEWILAERWRGVERPLPPDAPVLLVLAAWGDARHEVRLSLRRASSGEEDSGRDSDGSRSGRRRRRGRTTPPPRAKSEDPAARLVTVIQHQSRTIHQQLDKLREQEKLIDQLEDQTHKSRMEKHGTNYLLESYLRDLGRNTEVNDSQAANSDSGVGVGSGTPPRRHTKHKSRRERHLMREHYFTKELTNICQVNSERLTQTHNTDTDSDASADDLTKIREEIELLEKLAIINKRLHREEELVVRLTAKVKRYTDENKANSCENVSQVTMLIDKIEEDLARTAKEMQDNTLELTKAEREVEMRLKLLDELTLELEEEELQNTILERQLNEASSRQPILLQDSYVPVLDQGTAIDYGGPSYALDTLV; via the exons ATGGAGCCGTCCTCGTCAGATTACAGCGACGAGGAGGTGGGCGTGCTCGCGCGCGGACAGAAGCTGTGGGTGCGCGGCGTCCGTCCGCACACAACCTGCGCAGACATCGTGCGCGCGCTGCAAGACGCGCCAGAAG CGGGCGGGCTAAGCGAGCACCCAGAATGGATCCTAGCGGAGCGATGGCGTGGCGTGGAACGTCCTTTACCTCCTGACGCTCCTGTGCTCCTGGTATTAGCAGCTTGGGGAGACGCACGGCACGAG GTCCGCCTATCCCTCCGCCGCGCCTCCAGCGGCGAAGAGGACTCCGGCCGCGACAGCGACGGCAGCCgcagcgggcggcggcggcggcgcggtcGGACTACACCGCCGCCTCGCGCCAAGAGCGAAGATCCTGCTGCGAGGCTGGTGACAGTGATACAGCATCAGAGCAGGACTATTCATCAGCAGCTGGACAAACTTCG GGAACAAGAAAAGCTCATCGACCAACTAGAAGACCAGACGCATAAAAGCCGTATGGAGAAGCACGGGACCAACTACCTTTTAGAATCCTACCTTCGGGACCTAGGCCGCAACACCGAAGTCAACGACAGCCAGGCAGCGAATAGCGACAGCGGTGTCGGCGTCGGCAGCGGTACACCACCCAGAAGACACACCAAACATAAGTCCAGAAGAGAAAGACACCTCATGCGAGAACACTACTTCACTAAAGAGCTCACGAACATCTGCCAAGTTAACTCCGAAAGACTCACACAAACACACAACACAGACACAGACTCAGACGCCTCAGCAGATGACCTCACAAAAATAAGGGAAGAAATCGAACTCCTTGAAAAACTTGCAATCATAAACAAAAGACTACACCGGGAAGAGGAACTCGTAGTCAGACTAACAGCGAAAGTCAAACGATATACAGACGAAAATAAAGCGAATAGTTGTGAAAATGTTTCTCAAGTCACGATGCTGATCGACAAAATAGAGGAAGATTTAGCACGAACGGCGAAAGAGATGCAAGATAATACCTTAGAGCTAACTAAAGCAGAGAGAGAAGTAGAGATGAGATTGAAACTGCTCGATGAATTGACGTTAGAGTTAGAGGAAGAAGAGTTACAGAACACGATATTGGAAAGACAGTTGAATGAAGCGTCGAGTCGACAACCCATCCTGTTGCAAGATAGCTACGTACCTGTCTTAGACCAAGGCACGGCTATCGATTACGGGGGCCCTAGTTATGCGTTAGACACGCTCGTATGA
- the LOC133525032 gene encoding proteasome subunit alpha type-1, with the protein MFRNQYDSDVTVWSPQGRLHQVEYAMEAVKLGSATVALKNKEFAVLIALKRAVSELSAYQKKIIPIDEHIGISISGLTADARMLSRYMRTECLNHRYSHDSPMPVGRLIAMVGNKMQICTQRYDKRPLGVGLLVAGYDDQGPHIYQTCPSALYFDCRAMAIGARSQSARTYLEKHLNTFQDCDLHELVAHGLRALRDTLPNEVDLNTKNVSIAIVGPKTPLRISDEAELTQFLALVEGEERRGGAGAATGDAGPAAPPEGEGDDRGREPQVAVSERDR; encoded by the exons ATG TTTAGAAACCAGTATGACAGTGATGTCACAGTCTGGAGTCCCCAGGGCCGTCTCCACCAAGTGGAGTACGCTATGGAAGCTGTCAAGCTTGGTTCGGCGACTGTAGCATTGAAAAATAAGGAGTTTGCAGTACTGATAGCTTTAAAACGGGCTGTCAGTGAGTTATCGGCATATCAGAAGAAGATTATTCCTATTGATGAGCATATTGGGATTTCTATCTCAGGATTAACTGCAGATGCTAGAATGTTAAG CCGCTACATGCGCACAGAGTGCCTGAACCACCGCTACTCCCACGACTCTCCGATGCCCGTTGGCCGCCTCATTGCGATGGTTGGCAACAAGATGCAGATCTGCACCCAGCGGTACGACAAGCGGCCGCTCGGTGTTGGCTTGCTGGTTGCTGGTTATGAT GACCAAGGCCCGCACATCTACCAAACCTGCCCGTCAGCACTGTACTTCGACTGCCGCGCCATGGCCATCGGCGCGCGCTCGCAGTCCGCCAGGACTTACCTCGAGAAGCATCTCAACACCTTCCAG GACTGTGATCTTCATGAGCTGGTTGCTCACGGCTTGAGAGCTTTGAGAGACACACTGCCAAATGAAGTGGACCTTAACACTAAG AACGTCTCCATCGCCATCGTGGGTCCCAAGACCCCGCTCCGCATCAGCGACGAGGCCGAGCTGACGCAGTTCCTGGCGCTCGTGGAGGGCGAGGAGCGGCGCGGCGGGGCGGGCGCCGCCACCGGCGACGCGgggcccgccgcgccgcccgaggGGGAGGGGGACGACCGGGGCAGGGAGCCGCAGGTCGCGGTGAGTGAGCGGGACAGATAG